In a single window of the Papaver somniferum cultivar HN1 unplaced genomic scaffold, ASM357369v1 unplaced-scaffold_57, whole genome shotgun sequence genome:
- the LOC113343290 gene encoding patatin-like protein 2: protein MDKVNDSASYDDRLPPSKLITVLCIDGGGVRGIIPSTILGFLEAKLQELDGPDARIADYFDIISGTSTGGLVTAMLTAPNAQNRPLFAAKEIPQFYLDHCSRIFPQPNRGIFDNAKKWIHDMVGGPKYNGEYLHRLLEQLLGETRLHQTLTSVAIPTYDLKLKHSCIFTTEKAKTSLIEDPLLSDVCIGTSAAPTYLPPHRFQIKGKVREMEEVREFNLIDGGVVANSPIMLPYGLVPGVCKGNPNFFTQGKGKILILSLGTGSSTIVEAEKKEITADVAAKWGVADWLRHTNGLSDLFSPAESDISYYDNASIIALSQLWLGASQIEFFRIQHNFTKSESSSLSSMDIATKENLENLVRLGQDLLKKPVTQVSVETGQLEPVVHNEQESRQQETNEEALARFAKLLSSERKDRLGRNYSNESDTESAMDASLLSSCL, encoded by the exons ATGGATAAAGTGAATGATTCTGCTAGTTATGATGATCGATTACCACCCTCAAAACTAATCACAGTTCTTTGTATCGATGGTGGAGGTGTCCGAGGAATTATTCCTAGTACCATTCTAGGATTCCTTGAAGCTAAACTACAG GAATTGGATGGTCCGGATGCAAGAATTGCGGATTATTTTGATATAATCAGTGGGACAAGTACCGGCGGACTTGTGACAGCCATGCTAACTGCACCAAATGCACAAAACCGCCCACTATTTGCAGCCAAAGAAATCCCTCAGTTCTACCTCGACCACTGCTCAAGGATCTTTCCACAACCGAATCG TGGGATTTTTGACAATGCCAAAAAGTGGATTCATGACATGGTTGGAGGACCAAAATATAATGGTGAATATCTTCATAGACTTTTGGAGCAGTTACTTGGAGAAACTCGATTGCATCAAACATTAACTTCCGTTGCTATTCCAACTTATGATTTGAAACTAAAACACAGCTGTATCTTCACAACCGAAAAAGCAAAAACCTCTCTAATAGAGGATCCTTTACTTTCCGATGTCTGTATTGGCACTTCGGCTGCACCAACTTACCTTCCTCCTCACCGTTTCCAAATAAAAGGCAAAGTCCGTGAAATGGAAGAAGTACGAGAGTTCAACCTCATCGATGGTGGGGTAGTTGCCAACTCCCCG ATAATGCTTCCATATGGATTGGTTCCTGGAGTCTGCAAGGGAAATCCAAATTTCTTCACCCAGGGAAAGGGAAAAATTCTGATACTATCATTGGGGACAGGATCATCGACAATAGTAGAGGCAGAAAAAAAGGAAATAACAGCTGACGTTGCAGCTAAATGGGGAGTTGCAGACTGGTTACGCCACACAAATGGACTTAGTGATTTGTTCTCTCCAGCAGAGTCTGACATATCATATTACGACAATGCATCTATCATAGCTCTCTCCCAACTCTGGCTCGGTGCTAGTCAAATCGAGTTCTTCAGAATTCAACATAACTTCACCAAGAGTGAAAGTAGTTCATTATCTTCAATGGACATAGCAACAAAAGAAAATCTCGAGAATCTTGTCAGACTAGGCCAGGATTTGTTAAAAAAACCTGTTACACAAGTGAGTGTCGAGACAGGTCAACTTGAACCCGTGGTGCATAACGAACAAGAAAGTCGCCAGCAAGAAACAAATGAAGAAGCACTCGCGAGGTTTGCCAAACTGTTGTCAAGTGAAAGGAAGGATCGGCTTGGAAGAAACTACAGTAACGAATCGGATACAGAAAGTGCCATGGATGCTAGTTTATTATCGAGTTGTCTCTAG